A window of Daucus carota subsp. sativus chromosome 2, DH1 v3.0, whole genome shotgun sequence genomic DNA:
TCTTGATTCATGCATCACTTTAAGTTAATAGGTACAAATCTGTGCAAACAGATAACTTCTAACGTATGCATTTTTTCAAGATTCAAGTCATTCGGTATAAAGAGATGAAATTTTCACCATTTTCAAACAGATAACTCATAACCCGTATGCATACGTTAACACGTACAAAAACTTTTTATCTGTGCAAACAGATAACTCATAACCCGTATGCATACGTTAACACGTAGAAAAACTTTTTATCTGTGCAAACAGATAACTCTTAGCGTATGCAGATAACCTGAGGTAGAcattttttaaagtttcaaATATGCTTGTGTTAAAAAAAAGTACCAACCGATGAACTCTATGCATATTTTAAACAAGTTAACATGTACAAACATCTTTAAATTAGCAATATTGTATGCAAACatgaataatttattattcgaaCTCTATGGTGGATGATTAAACTATACAgacaataatttatttagtttttttttttaaaatatgattttgcctTCTTTTGACTTATGTCTaagcaaatatatattttttgaatttcataatATTGGACCTATTTAATTTCAAGATTACCAAATTGATCATTTATATAGGTTGAATAGTCTATTATAAATCAATGAAATAtaactttaatttatatataaagtgatcaaaaataattcttatttaaaaattgatgaatcaaaaccttctaaaatacatatactttttaaaaatataagtttATTATAGTAATTGGTTTGATGTACggctattttaaaaatatatattcatattaatatatattacatgatatattattatttaatttatttgataaactatcttattaatattttataaatcgaTTAATACATGACTAaagtcaaaattttcatatgcGGGAAAATTCCTTTGgagataatttaataattatattccaattacaacataaaataaaaacttaaaaaataattaagaattTGGTAATGAAAAAAacctcttattttattttaaatataaaaagaattaaaattatgttataattataaaaccttcacttttttgatttttttaaaatctcccTTTTTTGCTTGAGCCTGTCCGCACAGGACCGCACTTGGCAAATGGTGCAAGTTAAGTATCACCAGCAGAATCTGCAGCACTGCCAGAAGGTGCATCATTCTGATCATCCCCCACGGAACCTCCCATTGTCATCACCCCTTCAACATCAAAACCCGGTGCAGCAATCCCCATACCAGGGGCTCACCCTGCTCACCTTGAAAGTCTTGAAAGCAATTCAAATAGATAAAAAAAGTGGTCTAATGTAGTCGTGAGAGCCAAGTTTGTTCAGTGTTATTACCACATCCTTTGCATTCATAGTTgtcttatcaaaaataaaaaaaaggttcGCTAGTAAGAAAGCTGGCTTCTGCATTTGCGAAGACActaaaacaagagaaacaaacaacagctaaacaaaatttataacatgttttacACGAAATCAAACATATAACTTTTCTTTTAACTCTAGCATAATTCGGACATGACCATTTACCATGTATCTTAAGTTTACATAACATCAAATATGTATCTGGTTACAAACTATGACGTATAAAGTTAAGACCTGAGGAAACACTGAAAAGGACTACCAGCTTAGAGAGTTCCTTGACTGCTCTTTCTTTGCAATATATGAGCTTTCTATTTCCTCCTGCAACAAACATGAAGTAAAGGTGAAGAATTATAAATTCTCAGAGAGCGAATTTCACATATAAGGAAATTGGTTCTAATAAGCACCCTTGTTAAGCTTATACTTCAAAAATAACAAAGAAATGCTTAAGAAGTTGAAGCACTAGAGTATAGAAAATTTTGAGattaactaaaaaataaaggcatagcaaaacagaggaaatggAATTCAAATTACTGTTAATTACCTTACAAGATTTTAGCAAAGGCTGCAAGAAAGATGATCTGAAGTATCTGACTGACTGTCCAAGTGAGGTTGCATCCCACTCTATGGGAAAATATCCAGCAcaagataaagaaaaagaagaatgaGCTAATACTGGAAAATATGATATTTCTACAAAGCTATGACAACTCTATAACCAACCATCAAACTGACATAGATACAAAGTCTGTCGTCCAGTTTTAAGTCATCACTTAACAAGTGACACTAACACATAATCAAATGCATCAGTGCATTGACAATATGAACTTAAACTATGAGATTGTGCATAAAGTGTGAAGGACTTGTACATAAACTGTCTGGCATACCATTATCACCCGCTGTTCTCAAACCCATGTTAATTTCTCCCAGAAGCTGAAAATACGAATAACAGGGATTTATTATCATTTGAGTATGTATAACACATTAAGAATCATAGACCATATAGCACTTAAGTCCCTAAGTCCCAACTCCATAAACAGAAAATGTCAAATCAAGTTCAAGTTTAAAATGCTAAAATTGTCTAGAATTCGTtattgtaaataaatatttagatagCAGATAAAACATAAGACATTTGCATCTTCAAATGTATACTACAAGACTATCCAGTTAAAAACAGACAAATTTTTTCCTTAAAACATAAGCCGtctgcaaaaaaaataaactagaaAGCTCAACTTCTTATTACCATTAACCAAAGAGAAGATGGGTTTCCTCTTGTCATTAAACCAAGGGATTAGGGCAATGTACTTTTCTACAAAGTTCTTACCTTGGAGAGTGTAGGGACAGTCGTCGGATCAAACTCCTCGCAATGATCTGGATCAATAGGAACACAAACACGACCTAGAAATTGATAGATACAACTTAAGCCTTGTAAAACATTTGAGTGACGGTAACCAGGTAACAGTAGTTTCCTTTAAACACGATTTAAGCTTAAAATTGGAGCTTTAAAAAATCTGGATCTGATTTTGTAACACAAAAGgaaaatataactaaattatGCAAGATTGTCTGCCACTATTATGAATATTGAGATCTCCTGCATTTCCAACTTAACAAGGTCCAAGATACTTACCTGTTTTGGGATGTACACAGAATGGTGCCTTCAGCAAATGGTTCATATGCTTTGAGACCTGATATGCAAGGAGAAACGGTCCATGTGATTGGTCAATATCAGTCtcttaacatataaaaaaaactgtaaTTTTTCTCTACCAGAAGCAAGGATGAGGGAGAGAGTCAGATAGTAACCTCCATATCAATCCTAGGATAGGCATAAGAGAACACAATTTCTTCAACGCATCTACGAAGCCCTGGTGCCTAAAACATGGAATGCAGACATAAGTTAATCGGTTATTTCCTACAAGCACCCAATGCCTTACTCCAAAGACTTCAGTCCCCCGAGAGGTGCAAAAGTTTTTAATCATCTAGGTTGAACAACCAGAAACAGGGATCTTACAAGGAACAAAAAGTATCAGCTCCAACTATGGCCTTACCATGATCAAATTGTATCATAAAGGAAATATGTACCTTCTGCTTTCCAGATTGAAGCAGATGTTTCAGTTGATCccatctaaaaatatttatgtcttCTTTGGCCATGGATGAACGCCTGTTATCCTGCCACTTGCCGCGAAGATCAGAAGTAATACCTGAAATGAAAGGATTTATATCATGTAAGAAATCAGATGAGATTGCAAATTTTACTACAAGATAAAGAGGAATAAGGAACTGTTATTCAAAAAGTTGATGTGCACCTTCATCAGGAATCATATCAAGTATTTTTTCATATCTCTCGTCTGAGAGTAGTTGCTGACTGCTAAGCAATTTCCGTTCAAAAAAGTCCTTTAAAACATTGGTGTAGGATCTTCTGCAGAGATAGACTGAAATGTGAATGGAAGATCAAGATTTAAACACAATCACAGGAATACTAATAAAGCACTTACGCTAGAAAGGGATGGAGTGCCTGACCCATCAGAGAAACCTTTCTATGACTATTTTCATTTCCCTACAGTATAGAAGGAGGGTACCATAAAACAATCAAATTAATGTTACTTATATCTTAATTACTGACAGATAAAGGAATGTTAGAAGTGACCTTGTAAACTCGAAAATAATCAGCAACAGCTGCTCTCTGTTCATTATTCAGCCTAAGTTACAGTGGCAGAAACAAAAACAATGACAAGTCGCAACTAAACAAAACCAAAAATTCTAAGTTCAGATAAAATTAATCTGAAGGTTTACCTTCTTGCTTTCGCATCACAAACCCAACAGTGGACACCACGTCGGCCACTAAAAACCCAAAGAATATGATTAAATCCAAAATCATCTgcacaaaaaagaagaaaaaaataggGGTAGGGGTTGTAAGTAATGAATGCCTTATATCCAAAGCATAAAAAATGCATACATTAGCCCAATCTTGCAAACACAATACTCTGAAACCTCTTTAACTTCTAGCCTTCAGGAAAGAGTACAGAGGGATAAAATAACCAAATATACTAACCCACCAAATGCATAGCGTTTATAGAgtgaagcaaaaaaaaaaaaaaaaattgctttcATGGCGAAGATACTGAACCAGGTCAATAAATAAGATCAAAATTTGAAACAGAAAGATGGAGACGAAGACTACAACAGTGCAGTAACAAGGACAATCAGTAGCTTGGAAATTATAATACACATAAAGCCTAAAAATGTCTACTTGTTTCCTCCCCTCCCAAACAATCACAAATGATAGACCGAGCCTATTACAAAAATGATATAACAACTTGGGTTAAGGGAGAGTCTGAAAGCACAGAACTTCAGAAATACtataattatgtatttatagtatAAATAAACTTATCCAAACAAAATAGACAATTCCATAGCCTTTTGTCAGCTAAGAAGCAAATGTTGGACAGACATTGGTTTCCTTCTGTACACACCTCTGAGGGAAGTATCGAGAACTTTAATTGCAATGGTCATCAATGGCCAACAGTCCAAGCAAACATCAGCTCCGGAGCAGCAGTATCTGACATCGTCATAATCTGTCATATCCTGTTAACATATTAATGCAGATACAGtgtaaatttgttaatttttatggAAGTTTCTGCATGATTTGTATTGTGAATGCATGATAAATCGAACTCACTATATCAAAAACTAGCTCCCTTTCCACTGGAGTAAAGACATTATCACCAGCTTGAGCATAGGCATGCCTCTTTGCAGGCTGCATTAAAGATTAATCATGAACTTCACCACATGGGAAAAAATTGAGATACAAAGGAAaggcaaattaaataaaaattacatcaaCGCTATAGACGGGACCAATATCTATTTTGAATGGACACTTTTCTCTGATTGCATTTTCCATATCAGATGCACTATTGAAAGACTGAAAGCGCAGATATATGTCATTGTCCAACGTGAAAGAAAATTCTCGGCGCCCGAAAAAAGACTGATCACACCCAGGATGCTTGCCATCTAAACATTGTTAATCAGCACAATTGGTTAAAAAAATAACACAGAAAAtacaagaaaaaacaaaagaGGTCAATAAACCACAAAAACGTGTGGTAACATTGATTACCAGTTCCGTATGACATCCATCTAAAGATATCCGCATGTGGAAAAAGCTTTCCTGTTCAAATTGAGATTTCAAGCATGTTTAAATTCAATGTTTGACAAGTAAAAGTTGTTAATTTGACATAAGACAAAAAATTGGTAGAAACTATGAGCAGAAGCGATAACAATCAATAAGAACTGATCTTAAAAAACTTCAACTGCGTAGTCTCGTAGGATATAATCACTTACACTGAAGACAAATACATGTATTACAGAATCGGCAACAACTTGAACACCACAATAGCACAAATAATGTATAGCACTAGAAACTATCTATACTAAACTCTAAAGTGACACTAACACAGATCCGTTGTCTACTTACgtatctaattaaaaatttaaacactaaaaataacaataaaattaaaattaaatagttCCGTTATCCAATTAACTCAATTCTATTCAAAGCCAGATCTAGCCTGAAGAGCAGGAGGCAATTGAGAGTAAGGCCGTTAGCTCTTGGGACAAAAACTTCCATAACAATACTTATATCAGGAAGAATTGCACAATGAGTAATAAAGTAGTGAGAATTAAAAGGAGAAGAAGATGAATTACCGTAATAAAGTT
This region includes:
- the LOC108206974 gene encoding uncharacterized protein LOC108206974; the protein is MPGEEENGRDDMIIDQPQSDFMRINALPDEFNPNYLKLYYGKLFPHADIFRWMSYGTDGKHPGCDQSFFGRREFSFTLDNDIYLRFQSFNSASDMENAIREKCPFKIDIGPVYSVDPAKRHAYAQAGDNVFTPVERELVFDIDMTDYDDVRYCCSGADVCLDCWPLMTIAIKVLDTSLRDDFGFNHILWVFSGRRGVHCWVCDAKARRLNNEQRAAVADYFRVYKGNENSHRKVSLMGQALHPFLARSYTNVLKDFFERKLLSSQQLLSDERYEKILDMIPDEGITSDLRGKWQDNRRSSMAKEDINIFRWDQLKHLLQSGKQKAPGLRRCVEEIVFSYAYPRIDMEVSKHMNHLLKAPFCVHPKTGRVCVPIDPDHCEEFDPTTVPTLSKLLGEINMGLRTAGDNEWDATSLGQSVRYFRSSFLQPLLKSCKEEIESSYIAKKEQSRNSLSW